The following are encoded in a window of Candidatus Microthrix parvicella Bio17-1 genomic DNA:
- the ric gene encoding iron-sulfur cluster repair di-iron protein: MSSTATATQEELPTDPPLGALVTANPAAARVLERFGLDYCCGGQTRLTVACLEAGVDPDEVRAAVADLDVASDVEWADLEPVELIAHILETHHTYLWDELPALEALAATVASVHGQRHPELIEVGALVAEFRAELEPHMAREERALFPMIGQLVDGTGPASAADLESGPIAAMRTEHDHAGDLLARIRQRSSNFELPADACASYTSLYQRLEAMENDTHLHVHKENNVLFEAVPGL, translated from the coding sequence ATGTCCAGTACCGCCACCGCCACCCAGGAAGAACTGCCCACCGACCCGCCTCTGGGCGCTCTCGTCACCGCCAACCCGGCGGCGGCCAGAGTGCTGGAGCGTTTTGGGCTGGACTACTGCTGCGGCGGGCAAACCCGTCTCACCGTGGCATGCCTGGAGGCCGGGGTCGACCCCGACGAGGTGCGGGCTGCGGTCGCCGACCTGGACGTCGCTTCCGACGTTGAGTGGGCCGACCTCGAGCCGGTCGAACTGATCGCTCACATCCTGGAGACCCATCACACCTACCTGTGGGATGAGTTGCCGGCACTCGAGGCGCTGGCAGCCACCGTTGCGTCGGTTCATGGACAGCGACACCCCGAGCTCATCGAGGTGGGCGCCCTGGTGGCCGAGTTTCGGGCAGAGCTCGAACCTCACATGGCTCGTGAGGAACGAGCGCTGTTCCCCATGATCGGTCAATTGGTTGACGGCACGGGTCCTGCGTCCGCCGCCGACCTGGAGTCGGGCCCGATCGCCGCCATGCGGACCGAACACGATCATGCAGGCGACCTGCTTGCCCGTATTCGTCAACGCTCGTCCAATTTCGAACTGCCGGCCGACGCATGCGCCAGTTACACCAGCCTGTACCAACGGCTGGAGGCAATGGAGAACGACACCCACCTCCACGTTCACAAGGAAAACAACGTGCTGTTCGAGGCGGTTCCCGGGTTGTAG
- a CDS encoding YwiC-like family protein → MADTVSVDVRESGSGLDGAAAPSKPTRRPTKARSPLRSVALPSEHGGWGLTLEPVLLGLLVAHSVAALCLGLATVLAFLARTPLKLAAVDARRGRTLDRTRLARKVAAVEIVALVALLAVAFATATPGFWWPILGIAPLMAVELSYDIRSRSRRLVPELAGAVGIAGMTSMMVLAGGRSTSVALGLWAILAARAIAAIPTIRDQVMKLHGRPAHPALPLIGDVVAVVVVVVAAVAEPLVIVGAVAVCAAIALQRALIAWVPTDRAVVLGIRQTIMGVSVVLATALGVLLG, encoded by the coding sequence ATGGCCGACACCGTTTCGGTTGACGTTCGGGAGAGCGGATCGGGTTTGGACGGCGCCGCGGCGCCGTCCAAACCCACTCGTCGTCCTACCAAAGCCCGATCGCCGCTTCGCTCGGTGGCCCTGCCCAGCGAACACGGCGGTTGGGGGCTCACCCTCGAGCCGGTACTGCTTGGCCTGCTGGTGGCGCACAGCGTCGCTGCGTTGTGCCTCGGCCTGGCGACGGTGCTGGCGTTTCTGGCCCGTACCCCGCTGAAACTGGCTGCCGTCGACGCCCGTCGTGGCAGAACGCTCGACCGTACCCGCCTGGCGCGCAAGGTGGCGGCTGTCGAGATCGTGGCGCTGGTGGCCTTGTTGGCCGTGGCATTCGCCACCGCGACGCCCGGTTTCTGGTGGCCCATCCTGGGCATCGCACCTTTGATGGCCGTCGAACTCTCCTACGACATCCGCTCTCGAAGCCGCCGCCTGGTGCCCGAGTTGGCCGGTGCGGTTGGCATCGCCGGCATGACCTCGATGATGGTCCTGGCCGGCGGCCGCAGCACCTCGGTCGCATTGGGGTTGTGGGCCATCCTCGCCGCCCGGGCGATCGCCGCAATCCCCACCATCCGCGATCAGGTCATGAAGCTGCACGGTCGACCGGCCCACCCGGCGCTCCCGTTGATCGGTGACGTCGTTGCGGTGGTCGTAGTGGTCGTCGCTGCTGTGGCCGAACCGCTGGTGATCGTGGGGGCCGTGGCCGTGTGCGCCGCCATTGCCCTGCAACGTGCGCTCATCGCATGGGTGCCCACGGACCGGGCCGTCGTGCTGGGTATCCGCCAGACCATCATGGGCGTGTCGGTCGTGTTGGCCACCGCGCTCGGAGTGTTACTTGGCTGA
- a CDS encoding helix-turn-helix transcriptional regulator, producing MPHLQIQARALGDPTRHRIFRAIASADGPCDVASLTEQFGLNHNAIRQHLAKLVSADLVQESVAAPSGRGRPRLQYLVAPAAESRWGVTGPYERLSMWLAEALATNETPVELGRRVGREEYRPAGGSAGPIEDLAAQMSHQGFDPTVTGSGDVVEIVLGECPFASAVLVSPDTVCGVHLGLAEGAAEAIGGIEVESLSPRDPRTAHCVLRCRVTSTD from the coding sequence ATGCCCCACCTTCAAATCCAGGCGAGAGCGCTTGGCGATCCCACCCGGCACCGGATCTTTCGCGCCATCGCATCTGCCGACGGCCCCTGTGACGTCGCCTCACTGACCGAGCAGTTCGGCCTGAATCACAACGCCATTCGTCAGCACTTGGCCAAGCTGGTTTCCGCGGACCTGGTGCAGGAGTCGGTCGCGGCACCCAGCGGGCGAGGACGTCCCCGCCTGCAATACCTGGTGGCACCCGCCGCCGAAAGCCGGTGGGGTGTCACGGGCCCCTACGAACGCCTGTCCATGTGGCTGGCCGAGGCGCTGGCCACCAACGAAACACCGGTGGAACTGGGCCGACGAGTCGGGCGTGAGGAGTACCGGCCGGCCGGCGGCTCGGCCGGACCCATTGAAGACCTGGCGGCCCAAATGTCGCACCAGGGTTTCGACCCGACGGTGACCGGCTCTGGCGATGTGGTGGAAATCGTTTTGGGAGAGTGCCCGTTTGCATCGGCCGTGTTGGTTTCACCCGACACGGTGTGCGGCGTTCACCTGGGTCTGGCCGAGGGCGCCGCCGAGGCCATCGGCGGCATCGAGGTGGAGTCATTGTCGCCCCGCGACCCGCGCACCGCCCACTGCGTGCTGCGTTGCCGCGTCACCTCGACCGATTAG
- a CDS encoding group III truncated hemoglobin encodes MTPAQATSTTRAPGTGSAPPLEDLTTRANVHDLVVDFYREIVFDELLEPVFDEVAEVDWASHIPRLIDYWCRILFGTKEYVGQVTAVHRHLHSLDAVRPEHCDRWYSMWIAAVDRQGAGPTSDHAKTHAASLMAGMAKHIFGYEWTPPEPGDSPNP; translated from the coding sequence ATGACCCCGGCGCAGGCGACCTCCACCACGAGGGCTCCCGGCACCGGGTCGGCCCCCCCGCTGGAAGATCTCACCACTCGCGCCAACGTGCACGACCTGGTCGTCGACTTTTATCGCGAGATCGTCTTCGACGAACTGCTGGAGCCGGTCTTTGACGAGGTGGCCGAAGTGGACTGGGCAAGCCACATCCCGCGGTTGATCGATTACTGGTGTCGCATCCTCTTTGGTACCAAGGAGTACGTGGGTCAGGTCACCGCAGTGCACCGGCACCTGCACTCGCTTGACGCCGTGCGACCCGAGCACTGTGACCGGTGGTACAGCATGTGGATCGCCGCGGTCGACCGCCAGGGTGCGGGCCCCACCTCCGATCATGCCAAGACCCACGCGGCCTCGCTGATGGCCGGCATGGCCAAGCACATATTTGGCTACGAATGGACGCCGCCCGAACCGGGCGACTCCCCAAACCCGTAG
- a CDS encoding group III truncated hemoglobin: protein MSSATQLDRERDLDSPEEIAEMVRRFYQDVAQDDLLGPMFNDVAQVDWAEHLPKLAAFWCRALLGMPGYQGNPFRSHALVHAQVPFTPEHFQRWLELFTETIEGGWQGPGRDRALALAYNVARVHSNQLLGAPVDTSGIEPSTAASEPVAATIGPSSSAGTNR from the coding sequence ATGAGCAGCGCAACACAACTCGATAGAGAACGCGACCTGGATTCCCCTGAGGAGATCGCCGAAATGGTGCGTCGCTTCTATCAGGACGTGGCCCAGGACGACCTGTTGGGTCCCATGTTCAACGACGTGGCCCAGGTTGACTGGGCCGAGCACCTGCCCAAGCTGGCAGCGTTCTGGTGCCGTGCGTTGCTGGGCATGCCCGGCTATCAGGGCAACCCTTTTCGTTCCCATGCGCTGGTGCATGCTCAGGTGCCGTTCACCCCTGAGCATTTTCAGCGCTGGCTCGAGCTGTTCACCGAGACCATCGAGGGTGGGTGGCAGGGTCCCGGCCGTGATCGGGCGCTGGCGTTGGCATACAACGTGGCGCGCGTGCACAGCAACCAATTGCTGGGCGCTCCCGTGGACACCTCCGGCATCGAGCCGTCAACGGCGGCCTCCGAGCCGGTGGCCGCCACCATCGGCCCGTCCTCAAGCGCTGGAACAAACCGATGA
- a CDS encoding ATP-binding protein — MNLLICSPSSFSDVFERLCESYDWACTLVEAFNDGLLSEHQLPDGTLVINPESDWPLHRIMTSVRQAAPGSLIAGAYVDDSDESLLSGDQFRGWLSRTVPGPNIDPGAWADGFQSLRLEDGGTPAEVRRWVVECLVDWGLDELVMDAQLVASELTTNALTSRLAAQLDDPIEVEVARVRNTVLLSVVDTAPTYPEPIPLADARITGRGLHIVSEISHWWGVTAWDASKVVWAELAA, encoded by the coding sequence ATGAACCTGCTGATTTGTTCTCCGTCCTCGTTCAGCGACGTGTTCGAGCGGTTGTGTGAGTCCTACGACTGGGCCTGCACCTTGGTGGAGGCGTTCAACGACGGCCTGTTGAGCGAACACCAACTTCCCGACGGAACCCTGGTGATCAACCCCGAGAGCGACTGGCCGCTGCATCGCATCATGACCAGCGTTCGTCAGGCTGCGCCCGGGTCTCTGATCGCAGGCGCGTACGTGGATGACAGTGACGAGTCGCTGCTCAGTGGTGACCAGTTTCGAGGCTGGCTCTCACGGACGGTCCCCGGCCCCAACATCGACCCGGGCGCATGGGCCGACGGCTTTCAGTCGCTCCGACTGGAAGACGGGGGCACCCCGGCCGAGGTTCGCAGATGGGTGGTTGAGTGCCTGGTCGACTGGGGCCTCGATGAGCTGGTCATGGACGCGCAATTGGTCGCCTCCGAGCTGACCACCAATGCACTGACGTCGCGCCTCGCCGCCCAACTGGACGACCCCATCGAGGTGGAGGTGGCCCGGGTGCGTAACACGGTCTTGCTGTCGGTGGTGGACACCGCACCCACCTATCCCGAGCCGATCCCGCTGGCGGACGCTCGCATCACCGGTCGCGGGCTGCACATCGTGTCCGAGATTTCCCACTGGTGGGGCGTGACCGCCTGGGATGCATCGAAGGTGGTCTGGGCCGAATTGGCTGCGTGA
- a CDS encoding sigma-70 family RNA polymerase sigma factor: MTSRASATRSERRSRAELRRADNEQLLEWWIADRADNVRAELAERYQQMAQNLAARFANRGESRDDLAQVASFGILKALDRYSPDRGGSFESYAVPTAVGEIKRHFRDHAWGSKVSRGVKDLMPRVRQAEEALTARLDRSPTVAEVAAEADLPAETVDEVLEARRMFRPNSLEGRPEGAPDPAVGDVGIQHGVDRILVEGLLERLPDRERTILEMRFFEELNQSDIAERVGVSQMHVSRLIKRALERLATLVERNE, from the coding sequence ATGACCAGCCGGGCCTCGGCGACCCGGTCGGAGCGCCGAAGCAGGGCCGAGCTGCGGCGGGCCGACAACGAGCAGCTACTCGAGTGGTGGATCGCAGACCGCGCCGACAACGTTCGAGCCGAGCTGGCCGAGCGTTACCAGCAGATGGCCCAGAACCTGGCCGCCCGGTTTGCCAATCGGGGCGAGAGCCGTGACGACCTGGCGCAGGTGGCCTCCTTCGGCATCCTCAAAGCGCTTGATCGCTACTCGCCCGACCGGGGCGGCAGTTTTGAAAGCTACGCGGTGCCGACCGCGGTGGGTGAGATCAAACGTCACTTCCGCGATCACGCGTGGGGCTCCAAGGTGTCGCGTGGCGTCAAGGATCTGATGCCCCGGGTGCGCCAGGCGGAGGAGGCGTTGACCGCCCGCCTGGATCGTAGCCCGACGGTGGCGGAGGTTGCTGCGGAGGCCGACCTCCCGGCTGAGACGGTGGACGAGGTGTTGGAAGCCAGACGCATGTTCCGGCCCAACAGCCTGGAGGGTCGTCCCGAAGGGGCACCCGACCCGGCGGTTGGTGATGTGGGCATTCAGCACGGCGTCGATCGCATCTTGGTAGAGGGTCTGCTTGAGCGGCTGCCCGACCGTGAGCGCACCATCTTGGAGATGCGATTTTTTGAGGAACTCAACCAGAGCGACATCGCCGAACGGGTGGGCGTCAGCCAAATGCATGTTTCGCGTTTGATCAAACGGGCATTAGAGAGGCTGGCAACCCTCGTGGAACGAAACGAATGA
- a CDS encoding ATP-binding protein, whose protein sequence is MLGTDEIDATTLGERSVRSAINGPITLGFPARPQPVRLARLVSAAVAGSVDASIDDIEDLRIAVGEACAILVGHATTDGRVEITIVVGSDSMTFDSRLTGGRCDDPQVDELAQLVLGSLADDVDFRLLDTGASLTFRWPLAAAVDADANVG, encoded by the coding sequence ATGTTGGGCACCGACGAGATCGACGCGACCACGTTGGGGGAACGCAGCGTGCGCTCGGCCATCAACGGTCCCATCACGCTGGGCTTCCCCGCCCGGCCTCAGCCGGTTCGCCTGGCCCGCCTGGTGTCTGCGGCGGTGGCCGGGTCGGTTGACGCCTCCATCGATGACATCGAAGACCTGCGTATTGCTGTGGGCGAAGCCTGCGCCATCCTGGTGGGGCATGCGACGACGGACGGACGGGTGGAGATCACCATTGTGGTCGGCTCGGACTCCATGACCTTTGATTCACGGCTGACGGGCGGTCGTTGCGACGACCCCCAGGTGGACGAGTTGGCGCAACTGGTTCTGGGTTCGCTGGCCGACGACGTCGACTTTCGGTTGTTGGACACGGGCGCCTCGTTGACGTTCCGGTGGCCCCTCGCCGCCGCGGTCGACGCCGACGCGAACGTCGGATGA
- a CDS encoding STAS domain-containing protein, with amino-acid sequence MAGNEFTVVQERSGGDVVLVLDGEMDMTSAPVVEAAVDEVAQNGADSLSFDLSSVGFIDSSGLRSLLLARQRFGDRNDSVTLRSPQHSTVRLLEVAGVLDHFTIEPKD; translated from the coding sequence ATGGCAGGTAACGAGTTTACGGTCGTGCAAGAGCGGTCGGGAGGTGACGTGGTGTTGGTTCTTGATGGCGAGATGGATATGACGTCGGCACCCGTTGTGGAGGCTGCGGTGGATGAGGTGGCCCAGAATGGCGCCGACAGCCTGAGCTTCGACTTGAGTTCGGTGGGCTTCATCGACTCCTCGGGCCTGCGTTCCCTGTTGTTGGCACGCCAGCGCTTCGGTGACCGTAACGATTCGGTCACCCTGCGATCACCCCAGCATTCGACGGTTCGCCTGCTGGAGGTGGCCGGAGTGCTGGACCACTTCACGATTGAACCGAAGGACTGA
- a CDS encoding putative transposase, whose translation MDVLIDEDGAGSVFLWGMAAWYWAAGDDSARRLAAVQLVNAQHASQRAVAEVLGLNESTLWRWRNDYKEAGTGALVNEPKGPKGPWKLTDDMAESIVSKRAGGASLRDIADRHGVSTDTVRRALASKQTPEPEPEPEPEPGSGSGRVLVPLARPEGRETERQAARRGALAGAAPVICEGASLPLAGALVILPALAATGLLDAMDTVFKPVKAAFYGMRSLVLTLVFASLVGEPRAEGLTRLNPVDLGRLLGLDRAPEVRRVRQRMAALGEQNRGDELFKALADRHVNNNPEACGVFYVDGHVRAYHGQSKVPKAHVARIRMSMPAELDTWISDGRGDGILVWQAEPGASLVGELKRVATEIRELVGPNRRPTIIFDRGGWSPALFAQLDAAGFDIATYRKYKVTPEPRNRFTEHQLVDDLGRTQTYLLADRDVRLAYTHNKTKRRFDCRQIVRLDPTSGHQTQIITTRTDPDPAPLAYAMFSRWRQENFFRYMRAHYGLEALDTYTTIGDNPERTVPNPAKKAAAKHIRQAKTELAEAEAIEGRAHLSPGRTPAGDRIVADALDIQRTELADLKTAARAIPVRVPVTDITPAAARLNDNTKRIHDAIRMATYNAETALARLLAPHYNRANHEARSLLHEIFTSPADIHTHNNKLHITIAPLSNPRRTRALQALCDDLTATQTLYPGTNLTLTYTTKNP comes from the coding sequence GTGGATGTTCTGATCGACGAGGATGGTGCCGGGTCGGTGTTCTTGTGGGGGATGGCGGCCTGGTATTGGGCGGCCGGTGACGACTCGGCGAGACGTTTGGCGGCGGTCCAGTTGGTGAACGCCCAACACGCATCTCAGCGTGCTGTTGCTGAGGTTCTGGGTTTAAACGAGTCGACGTTGTGGCGGTGGCGTAATGACTACAAGGAGGCCGGGACCGGCGCGTTGGTCAACGAACCGAAGGGCCCGAAGGGCCCGTGGAAGCTGACCGATGACATGGCCGAGTCGATCGTTTCCAAGCGCGCAGGCGGGGCATCGTTGCGGGATATCGCTGACCGTCACGGTGTTTCGACTGACACGGTCCGTCGGGCTTTGGCCTCCAAACAGACCCCCGAACCAGAACCCGAACCCGAACCCGAACCCGGGTCGGGGTCGGGGCGGGTGTTGGTGCCGTTGGCTCGCCCGGAGGGCCGTGAGACCGAACGCCAAGCGGCCCGCCGTGGCGCGCTGGCCGGAGCGGCACCGGTGATTTGTGAGGGTGCGAGCCTGCCGTTGGCCGGTGCGTTGGTGATCTTGCCGGCGTTGGCGGCGACCGGGCTGTTGGACGCGATGGACACCGTGTTCAAACCTGTGAAGGCGGCGTTCTATGGGATGCGGTCGTTGGTGTTGACCCTGGTGTTCGCCAGCTTGGTCGGCGAACCCAGAGCCGAGGGGCTGACACGCCTGAACCCGGTCGATTTGGGCAGATTGTTGGGATTGGATCGGGCACCGGAGGTTCGTCGGGTCCGCCAACGGATGGCCGCCCTCGGTGAACAGAACCGCGGCGATGAGCTCTTCAAGGCGCTCGCTGACCGGCATGTCAACAACAACCCTGAGGCGTGTGGGGTGTTCTATGTCGACGGGCACGTCCGCGCCTACCACGGCCAGTCGAAAGTCCCGAAAGCCCATGTTGCACGGATCCGGATGTCGATGCCCGCCGAGTTGGACACATGGATCTCAGATGGCCGTGGGGACGGGATCCTGGTCTGGCAGGCCGAACCCGGCGCGTCGCTGGTCGGCGAACTGAAACGGGTCGCAACCGAGATCCGCGAACTGGTCGGCCCCAACCGGCGGCCGACGATCATCTTTGATCGGGGTGGCTGGTCCCCGGCACTGTTCGCACAACTCGACGCGGCCGGGTTCGACATCGCGACCTACCGCAAATACAAGGTCACCCCAGAACCCCGTAACCGGTTCACAGAACACCAACTCGTTGACGATCTGGGTCGGACCCAGACCTACCTCCTCGCCGACCGGGACGTCCGACTCGCGTACACCCACAACAAAACCAAACGCCGGTTCGATTGCCGTCAGATCGTCCGCCTCGACCCCACATCCGGGCATCAAACCCAGATCATCACCACACGCACCGACCCCGACCCCGCCCCACTCGCATACGCCATGTTCTCCCGCTGGCGACAAGAGAACTTCTTTCGCTACATGCGAGCCCACTACGGGCTCGAAGCGCTCGACACCTACACCACCATCGGCGACAACCCGGAACGGACTGTCCCCAACCCGGCCAAAAAGGCGGCAGCGAAACACATCCGGCAAGCCAAAACCGAGCTCGCCGAAGCCGAAGCCATCGAAGGCCGCGCACACCTCAGCCCCGGCCGGACCCCAGCCGGTGACCGGATCGTCGCCGACGCCCTCGACATCCAACGGACCGAACTCGCCGACCTCAAAACCGCTGCACGGGCCATCCCCGTCCGCGTGCCCGTCACCGACATCACCCCCGCTGCCGCCCGCCTCAACGACAACACCAAACGCATCCACGACGCCATCCGCATGGCCACCTACAACGCCGAAACCGCCCTCGCCCGACTCCTCGCCCCCCACTACAACCGGGCCAACCACGAAGCCCGCAGCCTCCTCCACGAAATCTTCACCAGCCCCGCCGACATCCACACCCACAACAACAAGCTCCACATCACCATCGCACCGCTCTCCAACCCCCGCCGAACCCGAGCACTCCAAGCACTCTGCGACGACCTCACCGCCACCCAAACCCTCTACCCCGGCACCAACCTCACCCTCACCTACACCACCAAAAACCCCTGA
- a CDS encoding trans-sulfuration enzyme family protein: MTNWTPQSWLVGGGRTRTPGDPLNVSPELASNFYLPDERLYSRTHGTTTTDALEELVGGLEKGSALAFASGMAAAAAVFGRLPVGARIAAPTDPYHGVAGILAEGESQGRWHVDRLDQADTAAWLDALAVSDLVWVESPENPLMTVADLPAICGAPRPEGALVVVDSTFATPLLQLPLDYGADVVMHSATKFIGGHSDLLAGVLITRDDDLYAEFVDRRLIYGATIGAMEAFLTVRGARTLGLRLERAQDNAMELALRLDAHGGVTRVLYPGLPAHPTHEVAKRFMAGFGAMLSFETTGDGDHAADVCARVELINHATSLGGVESTMERRAAIAGQERIPPTLIRLSVGCENVDDLWSDLVGSL, from the coding sequence ATGACCAACTGGACGCCTCAAAGCTGGCTGGTGGGCGGGGGTCGAACCCGCACCCCCGGTGATCCGCTCAACGTGTCGCCAGAATTGGCGTCAAACTTTTATCTGCCCGACGAGCGGCTCTACAGCCGTACCCACGGCACCACCACCACCGATGCGCTCGAGGAGCTGGTGGGTGGTTTGGAGAAGGGCAGCGCGCTGGCCTTCGCCTCGGGGATGGCGGCCGCAGCGGCGGTGTTTGGCCGTCTGCCGGTGGGAGCCCGCATCGCCGCGCCAACCGACCCCTACCACGGTGTCGCCGGCATCCTCGCCGAAGGCGAATCCCAGGGCCGCTGGCACGTCGATCGACTCGATCAGGCAGACACGGCCGCTTGGCTCGATGCCCTTGCGGTCAGCGACCTGGTGTGGGTGGAGTCGCCGGAGAACCCGTTGATGACCGTCGCCGACCTCCCCGCCATCTGCGGTGCGCCGCGGCCGGAAGGCGCCCTGGTCGTCGTCGACAGCACGTTCGCCACCCCGCTACTTCAGCTTCCCCTCGACTATGGCGCCGACGTGGTGATGCACTCGGCCACCAAGTTCATCGGCGGGCACTCCGACCTGCTGGCCGGAGTGCTGATCACTCGTGACGACGACCTGTACGCCGAGTTTGTCGATCGTCGCCTGATCTACGGGGCCACCATCGGCGCCATGGAGGCCTTCCTCACCGTGCGGGGCGCACGCACCCTGGGGCTTCGCCTGGAGCGGGCCCAGGACAACGCCATGGAGTTGGCGTTGCGCCTTGATGCCCACGGCGGTGTCACCCGAGTGCTCTACCCCGGGCTGCCCGCCCACCCCACTCATGAGGTCGCCAAGCGGTTCATGGCCGGGTTTGGGGCGATGCTGTCGTTTGAGACAACCGGGGACGGCGACCACGCGGCCGACGTGTGCGCCCGAGTCGAGCTGATTAACCACGCCACCAGCCTGGGAGGCGTCGAGTCGACGATGGAGCGCAGGGCGGCCATCGCCGGGCAGGAACGCATCCCTCCCACCCTGATCCGACTCAGCGTGGGCTGCGAGAACGTCGATGACCTGTGGTCCGACCTCGTGGGGTCGTTGTAG
- a CDS encoding SHOCT domain-containing protein: MAEQNDAKVIGPGSAGSGARPIPGPPQRDPVELLSELVTMKDRGLLSDAEFAERKARILGKWLLLPNL; the protein is encoded by the coding sequence ATGGCCGAGCAGAACGACGCCAAGGTGATCGGGCCTGGATCTGCCGGATCCGGCGCCCGGCCGATACCCGGACCCCCTCAACGAGACCCGGTGGAACTGCTGAGCGAACTCGTCACCATGAAGGATCGCGGGCTGCTGAGTGACGCCGAGTTCGCCGAACGGAAGGCCCGGATACTCGGCAAGTGGTTGCTACTTCCGAACTTGTAA